DNA from Pelagibacterium nitratireducens:
GACATGATCCGGGACCCAGTAGCCTTGCCGACCCTCTGGTGCGTGAAGAGAGGCACATGGGCCCCTGCCTTCGCCGGGGGAGCTAGAGCGGGGTCTGTGGCGAGTCCGCCAGCCCCCGGTTGGGAATTGCCCTGGCCAAAACCGGCCCGGGCAGCGAGGGAGAGAGGTGAGGCGTTTCCGTCGAATGCCGATCTCGACAAGGGCGTGGAATCTGGGGCAATGTCGGGGGATGAACACTTCCCTATTCGCTGTTTTGTGCGTCGGCCTCGGTGGCGGTGTCGGAGCGGTTTTTCGCCATATTGTTTCGACGATCGTTGCGCAAAAACTTGGTCACGGGACCTTCGGCATTCTTGCCGTCAACGTGACCGGCAGCCTGCTTATTGGACTTATTGGCGGTTTTTTCCTGGAGCCGGGCGTGACGGGGACACCATCGGAGCTCGTCTGGCTGCTGGCGGTGGTCGGGGTGTGTGGAGGGTACACGACGGTTTCGAGCTTTTCGCTGCAGACCCTGACATTGCTGCGTGAAGGGCAAGGCGGCCCGGCGCTTCTCAATATCGGCGCTTCGCTTGTTCTGTGTTTGTCGGCCACCGCTATCGGTTTTGCGCTGATCTATTCAATGGGGGCCATGCCATGAGCGAGCGGATGCTTGTCGTTGCCATAGCGTTCGGCGGCGCCGCAGGCAGCATGGCCCGCTTCGGGCTGTCGCTTTTTGCCGTTTCGATGATCCCTGGCTGGTTCATGGCCGGTACGCTGGCCGCCAATATTGCGGGGTCGGCGTTGATCGGGCTGATTGCCGCCTGGTCGGTGCGCCGCTTGCCTTCTCCCATTCTCAGCGGGTTTCTGATCACCGGGTTTTGTGGGGGGTTCACGACGTTTTCGGCATTTTCGCTCGAAGCGCTGCTTTTTGCGATGTCGGGGGCGTGGGCCGTGGCGCTGGGATATATCGCAGCTTCGATTATCGGCTGGATGGTTGCGGTGTGGGTGGGCTGGAGCGCGGGGATGGCGCTGTTTGCGGAAAAAGAGGCGGTCGCCCAAACCAAATCTTAAACGGGTCGCTGCCATAACCCTTGAGGTAAAAAGCCTTGGGGACCACGATCATGCTCAGCCGCATAAACGCCATGGGCGTTCTGTTTGCCATCGCCGCGCTGATGGCGCTGGCGCTGGCGGGGGGACTGGCGCTTTACGCCATTATCGAGGATCCCGGTTCGAACAGCTATGCGCTGCTGGCCGAAGCGTTTCTCAACGGGCGGCTGGACACGACAACCTGCTTCGATGGCGATTGCGCGCGGTTCGAGGACAAGATCTTCGTGATGTTTCCGCCCGTCCCGGCGATCATCGCCCTGCCCTTCGTGGCGCTGTTCGGGGTCAATTTTTCCGGCTTCGTGTTTCTCTCGGCCATCGCCTTTGCGCTATCGGTGTGGCTGTGGTGGCAGATTTTCGAGGGGCTGAAGGTTGAGCGCGATGTGGCGATCTGGCTGCTGCTGGGGCTGGCCTTTGCCACCCCGCTCTATTTCGTGACCATCCGCGGCGACGGCATCTGGTTTTTTGCCCAGGCGATCGGGTTCGCCTTCACCTCGCTGGCCATCCACCAGATGGTGCGCGGGGGGAGCCTGATCCTGGCCGGGGCGTGCATCGGGGCGGCGTTTTTGTGCCGGCAAATGGCGGTGTTTTACCTGCCGTTCCTGTTTGCCCTGTCGCTGGACCGGTTCGAGCCGCTGATCAGCTTTTCGCGTGAGCATATCGTGCGGGTGCTCAAGCTGGGTCTGCCGGCGGGCGTCGCGGTTCTGATCTATCTTGCCTACAATTATCTTCGGTTCGGCGATCCGATGCAGACCGGCTACCCTTACATGATTGGCGCCGATATTGCCGAGGGC
Protein-coding regions in this window:
- a CDS encoding fluoride efflux transporter FluC translates to MNTSLFAVLCVGLGGGVGAVFRHIVSTIVAQKLGHGTFGILAVNVTGSLLIGLIGGFFLEPGVTGTPSELVWLLAVVGVCGGYTTVSSFSLQTLTLLREGQGGPALLNIGASLVLCLSATAIGFALIYSMGAMP
- a CDS encoding CrcB family protein, whose amino-acid sequence is MSERMLVVAIAFGGAAGSMARFGLSLFAVSMIPGWFMAGTLAANIAGSALIGLIAAWSVRRLPSPILSGFLITGFCGGFTTFSAFSLEALLFAMSGAWAVALGYIAASIIGWMVAVWVGWSAGMALFAEKEAVAQTKS